One window from the genome of Rhodopirellula halodulae encodes:
- a CDS encoding carbon-nitrogen hydrolase — protein MSHSVRLSLVQMRDTGSKDKSIEATIGWIEKAAADGGQVICLQELFATCYPCQSEDHANFDLAESIPGPTTEALLPVAKRLGVVIVAPIFERRAPGVYHNSAVVIDADGSVAGVYRKMHIPDDPLYYEKFYFIPGDLGFKVIPTRFAKLGVGICWDQWFPEAARLFAMAGADILLYPTAIGWINEEKEEYGEGQRDAWITAMRAHAIANGIYLGAPNRVGSEGPVEFWGSSFIASPRGEILAQGDCESDQIITADCPLADIDVVRTHWPFLRDRRIDAYGDLTKRWID, from the coding sequence ATGAGTCATTCGGTCAGGTTGTCGTTGGTTCAGATGCGAGACACGGGCTCGAAAGACAAGTCGATCGAAGCCACGATCGGCTGGATCGAAAAAGCCGCTGCGGATGGCGGGCAAGTCATCTGCCTTCAGGAATTGTTTGCCACCTGCTATCCCTGTCAAAGCGAAGACCATGCGAATTTTGATTTGGCGGAATCGATCCCCGGTCCAACAACCGAAGCTTTGCTTCCGGTCGCCAAACGATTGGGTGTGGTGATTGTCGCGCCCATCTTCGAGCGTCGTGCTCCCGGCGTTTACCACAACAGCGCGGTGGTGATCGATGCCGACGGCAGTGTGGCGGGTGTGTACCGCAAAATGCATATCCCCGACGACCCGTTGTACTACGAGAAGTTCTATTTCATACCCGGCGACTTGGGATTCAAAGTCATTCCCACGCGATTCGCGAAACTGGGAGTCGGCATTTGCTGGGATCAATGGTTCCCCGAAGCCGCCCGACTTTTCGCGATGGCGGGCGCCGACATTTTGCTTTACCCCACTGCCATCGGATGGATCAACGAAGAAAAAGAGGAATACGGCGAAGGGCAACGTGACGCTTGGATCACCGCCATGCGAGCCCACGCCATCGCCAACGGGATCTATCTGGGTGCACCTAACCGAGTCGGCAGCGAAGGCCCGGTTGAGTTTTGGGGTTCATCGTTCATCGCCTCACCACGCGGTGAGATCCTTGCACAAGGCGACTGTGAAAGCGACCAAATCATCACCGCCGACTGCCCTCTGGCGGACATTGATGTGGTGCGAACCCATTGGCCGTTCCTGCGGGACCGTCGCATCGACGCCTACGGCGACCTGACCAAACGCTGGATTGACTGA
- the bioD gene encoding dethiobiotin synthase — MANLYFVTGTDTEIGKTYCTARLAEFLLAGKRRVGVYKPVASGCDELSDGERYSVDADVLWQAASRPKTLADVCPQKFLTPVAPPEAAFREGRRVDQFKLVKGMLAWCNDTDNPVDDLLIEGAGGYFSPISKDWLNIDLAKIMRTRAMAAGHAFYVLLVAPDRLGVLHQVISTTRAAKADGLPVDGVILNRLDESLDPSCSSNHEDLMRWCDVPIVAETTGPQGKLAVHGGGKQLGLLA, encoded by the coding sequence ATGGCAAATCTCTATTTTGTAACCGGAACCGATACGGAGATCGGCAAGACCTACTGCACGGCGCGGTTGGCCGAGTTCTTGTTGGCGGGAAAGCGTCGGGTGGGAGTTTACAAGCCCGTCGCCAGCGGATGTGACGAGCTTTCCGACGGCGAGCGGTATAGTGTCGATGCGGATGTGTTATGGCAAGCGGCATCTCGTCCAAAAACTTTGGCCGACGTGTGCCCCCAAAAGTTCCTGACGCCTGTTGCACCACCCGAAGCCGCGTTTCGCGAAGGCAGGAGAGTTGATCAGTTCAAGCTGGTGAAAGGCATGCTGGCGTGGTGCAACGATACGGACAATCCCGTCGATGATTTATTGATCGAAGGTGCGGGAGGTTACTTCAGTCCAATCAGCAAAGACTGGCTCAACATCGATCTGGCAAAGATCATGCGAACGCGAGCGATGGCGGCGGGCCACGCGTTCTACGTCTTGTTGGTGGCTCCGGATCGTTTGGGCGTTCTGCATCAGGTGATTTCCACGACGCGAGCCGCCAAGGCCGATGGCTTGCCAGTGGATGGCGTGATTTTGAATCGGTTGGACGAGTCGCTTGATCCGTCCTGTTCGTCGAACCATGAGGATTTGATGCGTTGGTGCGACGTCCCAATCGTGGCCGAAACGACGGGGCCGCAAGGCAAATTGGCTGTTCATGGCGGTGGGAAGCAGCTTGGATTGCTGGCGTGA
- a CDS encoding adenylate cyclase, with product MSTKPPGDEPAEDETKETDNSKLGGEEAPDVESETSAGGDSSASGDEDASGEPGGEDEVSAEEPSAADDAKEDDDESDELGDVVDTDDEDQPAVRVPLKQRLIAFWTPARLCVALVVVAVLGLGWWATRPIETPKPPPEPPKPEELYAEQIQRVLDGVSKQLHTVSYPIKDEDLKKLPFDQLKDAAKQRSELRQHLESLAEESGGESPDDHDENSAPLPPSDRFSRLGGDEPQITELPMLETVLIDEGVITDKGMETIAEIPELRHVRLRLSPITDAGLEPLLKCETLWFLNLPHSKLTEEGVRSLSKLPKLRQLRLGSTLLGNEVCRALLEVKSLRGIHLIGVPVSDEGLKVLVELPHLESLYLDDSGITETGWDWLFQNHPQLHVHINQRHHDRDPQYHVHE from the coding sequence ATGTCAACCAAACCACCTGGCGACGAACCAGCCGAAGACGAGACCAAAGAAACCGACAACAGCAAGCTCGGTGGCGAGGAAGCACCGGATGTCGAATCAGAGACGTCCGCTGGGGGTGATTCCAGTGCCAGTGGCGATGAAGACGCTAGCGGTGAACCCGGCGGTGAGGACGAGGTCTCCGCCGAAGAACCGTCCGCTGCCGATGACGCTAAGGAGGACGATGATGAGTCTGACGAGCTGGGCGACGTGGTGGACACGGATGACGAAGATCAGCCCGCGGTCCGTGTCCCGCTGAAGCAGCGATTGATCGCTTTCTGGACCCCCGCACGTTTGTGCGTGGCGTTGGTTGTCGTCGCGGTGCTTGGCCTCGGATGGTGGGCGACGCGTCCGATCGAAACGCCCAAGCCACCGCCAGAACCGCCAAAGCCAGAGGAACTCTACGCGGAACAAATTCAGCGAGTGCTTGATGGCGTGTCGAAGCAATTGCACACGGTGTCTTATCCAATCAAAGATGAGGACCTAAAGAAACTGCCATTCGATCAGCTGAAGGATGCGGCGAAGCAACGCAGCGAATTGCGTCAGCACCTCGAATCACTCGCTGAGGAGTCCGGGGGCGAGTCGCCGGATGACCACGACGAAAACTCCGCACCGTTGCCGCCATCGGATCGCTTTTCGCGTTTGGGCGGGGACGAGCCTCAGATTACGGAGTTGCCGATGCTTGAAACCGTGCTGATCGATGAAGGTGTCATCACCGACAAAGGAATGGAAACAATTGCTGAGATTCCCGAGCTGAGGCACGTCCGATTGCGGCTATCGCCAATCACTGACGCCGGGTTGGAACCCTTGTTGAAATGCGAGACTTTGTGGTTTTTGAATCTTCCCCATAGCAAGCTGACGGAAGAAGGGGTCCGGTCCTTGTCGAAGCTTCCCAAGCTGAGGCAATTGCGATTGGGATCGACGTTGCTGGGCAACGAGGTTTGCCGAGCTTTGCTGGAGGTCAAATCCCTCCGGGGGATTCACCTGATTGGTGTTCCGGTGAGCGATGAGGGGCTGAAGGTCTTGGTCGAGCTGCCTCATTTAGAATCGCTCTACCTCGACGATTCAGGGATCACCGAAACAGGTTGGGATTGGTTGTTTCAAAACCATCCACAATTGCACGTTCATATCAATCAACGACACCATGACCGTGATCCGCAGTATCACGTTCATGAGTGA
- a CDS encoding ribonuclease D gives MNYDSIETPSQFQQFCEAIANEPVIGFDTEFVSEDCYRPELCLIQVAAGEHLAVIDPYKVGDTQAFWDILTDDQAPAGKRVVIAHAAREEIRFAYRFSGRPIAGLFDTQLAAGFVGIEYPASLATLVQKLVGKTLPKGETRTNWRHRPLTKDQITYALHDVTNLAEMHRKLFADVQSLDRVEWLDEETTRLQNKVIDAEESENWQRVSGSSGLKPRQLEIIRHLWRWREEIARSKNRLPRRVMRDDLMVELAKRGSPDVKKIRNIRGMERRGYNDQYNEIGDAIAAALKVPDEQLPRRARGRSRSASPMLSQFLSTSIACISRQQKLAPAIVGNSDDVKELLAYELDPRRGSPTPALLKGWRGDIVGSAFRKILRGELAIRVADTSEQQPLEFVECEAAPQSSND, from the coding sequence GTGAACTACGACTCCATCGAAACGCCTTCGCAATTCCAGCAATTTTGCGAAGCCATCGCGAATGAACCGGTCATCGGTTTTGACACCGAATTCGTTTCCGAAGACTGCTACCGCCCCGAACTGTGCCTGATCCAGGTTGCCGCCGGCGAGCATCTCGCGGTGATCGACCCCTACAAAGTCGGCGACACGCAAGCGTTCTGGGACATCCTGACGGATGACCAAGCTCCCGCTGGCAAACGAGTTGTCATCGCTCACGCGGCACGCGAAGAGATTCGCTTTGCCTACCGCTTTTCCGGTCGCCCCATCGCCGGACTATTCGACACCCAACTCGCCGCCGGATTTGTCGGCATCGAGTACCCCGCTTCTCTGGCAACGCTTGTTCAAAAACTGGTTGGAAAGACGCTTCCCAAAGGCGAAACCCGAACCAATTGGCGACATCGCCCGCTGACCAAGGACCAAATCACCTACGCATTGCACGACGTCACCAATCTGGCAGAAATGCATCGCAAACTGTTCGCTGATGTGCAGTCGCTCGATCGAGTCGAATGGCTCGACGAAGAAACGACCCGACTGCAAAACAAAGTCATCGACGCGGAAGAAAGTGAAAACTGGCAACGCGTCAGTGGCAGCTCCGGACTGAAACCAAGACAGCTCGAAATCATTCGGCATCTCTGGCGCTGGCGTGAAGAGATTGCTCGATCCAAGAACCGTTTACCACGCCGCGTCATGCGAGACGACTTGATGGTGGAACTTGCCAAACGCGGTTCACCAGATGTCAAAAAGATCCGCAACATTCGAGGCATGGAACGCCGCGGCTACAACGACCAGTACAACGAGATCGGCGATGCCATCGCGGCGGCGCTAAAAGTTCCCGATGAACAACTGCCTCGCCGAGCACGCGGGCGGTCTCGCAGCGCATCGCCAATGCTAAGCCAATTCCTATCGACTTCGATCGCTTGCATCAGCCGACAACAAAAACTCGCTCCAGCGATCGTTGGTAATTCAGATGACGTGAAGGAACTGCTGGCCTACGAATTGGATCCACGTCGCGGTTCACCGACACCGGCCCTGCTCAAAGGATGGCGAGGTGACATCGTCGGTTCCGCCTTTCGAAAAATCCTTCGCGGCGAACTGGCAATTCGCGTGGCCGACACCAGTGAACAGCAACCGCTTGAGTTTGTCGAATGCGAAGCGGCACCGCAGTCATCCAACGACTGA
- a CDS encoding (5-formylfuran-3-yl)methyl phosphate synthase encodes MELGSPRPSDLDCRPSASEKSKRKSRLLVSVRNLHEAQLAVDGGVDIVDFKEPLRGALAACDPHVWSEAVAAFAGAGVMLSAALGESESAMQVASQVPAEFTFAKAGPSGCRSGEWLQRLWDQLPVPESVALVPVAYADHETATTITPEEVLDAVIESGRSRLLIDTFVKDGRRLPDHLDRQRLTDILQKAQAHDVWVALAGSVRLREKHRLEREGCFPDCWGVRGDVCDNSDRCGLIDPGKISLWRRSCRTASVVPCEDETCVSVLG; translated from the coding sequence ATGGAACTTGGTTCCCCGCGACCTTCCGATTTGGATTGTCGTCCATCGGCGAGCGAGAAATCGAAGCGAAAGTCACGTCTGCTGGTGAGCGTTCGGAATCTCCACGAGGCTCAGTTGGCAGTTGACGGTGGCGTCGACATTGTCGATTTCAAAGAACCGCTCCGTGGAGCTTTGGCGGCTTGCGATCCCCATGTTTGGAGCGAGGCGGTGGCAGCATTCGCGGGGGCGGGCGTAATGTTGTCGGCTGCGTTGGGGGAATCAGAATCCGCGATGCAGGTGGCCAGCCAGGTGCCCGCTGAGTTCACGTTCGCCAAGGCGGGGCCCAGTGGTTGCCGGTCGGGGGAATGGCTGCAAAGGCTGTGGGACCAGTTGCCCGTTCCCGAGTCCGTGGCTCTGGTGCCCGTCGCCTACGCGGACCACGAGACCGCCACAACGATCACGCCGGAAGAAGTCCTCGATGCCGTGATCGAAAGCGGTCGAAGTCGCCTGCTGATCGACACTTTTGTCAAAGACGGTCGGCGTCTGCCTGATCATTTGGACCGGCAACGACTAACAGACATTCTGCAAAAAGCTCAGGCTCACGATGTGTGGGTCGCTTTGGCGGGTTCTGTTCGGTTGCGTGAAAAGCATCGCCTTGAACGAGAGGGTTGCTTTCCAGATTGCTGGGGCGTTCGTGGGGACGTGTGTGACAACAGCGATCGATGCGGTCTGATCGATCCCGGCAAAATTTCTCTCTGGCGTCGTTCGTGTCGCACTGCGAGCGTGGTGCCGTGCGAAGACGAGACATGCGTGTCGGTGCTCGGCTGA
- the tig gene encoding trigger factor, translated as MSTSFDTDSTPAEDAAAPVKDPLQLNMEVSKPHACLREVVVTIPRGEVDRYMKDAYDELVPEAQVPGFRAGRAPRKLVEKQFKDRIEDRVKGSLLMDSLAKVTEDAEFSAIGEPDFAYDSIKLPETGDFKYQFSIEVRPEFATPDWKKLELKKPVETISDDDVAAALQRVLSRYASLEASDAPAELGDRLLLTAVFKDGDKVVSEMEEERVTLANRLSLSDAVCENFGEMMKDCKEGDVVTGKVKLSEGHADEEMKGKELDATFTVVEVLKEQLPELTAEFLDELGEFESEDELRDFVRQSLERQANFRTEQAMRGAIVEKLLEAADFDLPPTLVRRQMKRELDRKVLEFRRSGFDDDMIRRFVNATKQNMQEGTEASLREHFILEQIADEEKIDAEPQEYEDEIMLIAEQSDSSPRRVRARLEKTGQMDALRNQIVERKVIELITEAATVTDEPVEKESEAANEEFAVYHEVVPTKDHDAIPEAKYDDNTPKGAEPEEKEKD; from the coding sequence ATGTCCACGTCTTTCGACACCGATTCCACGCCCGCCGAAGACGCGGCTGCTCCCGTCAAAGACCCGCTGCAGTTGAACATGGAGGTGTCCAAACCTCATGCCTGTTTGCGTGAGGTTGTTGTGACGATTCCCCGTGGCGAGGTCGATCGCTACATGAAGGACGCTTACGACGAATTGGTACCGGAAGCTCAGGTTCCCGGTTTCCGCGCCGGTCGTGCGCCTCGCAAGTTGGTCGAGAAACAATTCAAAGACCGCATTGAAGATCGCGTCAAAGGCTCGCTGTTGATGGACAGTTTGGCCAAGGTCACCGAAGACGCTGAATTTTCGGCAATCGGTGAACCCGACTTCGCTTACGACTCCATCAAGCTGCCAGAAACAGGCGACTTCAAGTACCAGTTCAGCATCGAAGTGCGTCCTGAGTTCGCCACCCCAGACTGGAAAAAGCTGGAACTGAAGAAACCCGTCGAAACCATCTCTGACGACGACGTGGCCGCCGCTCTTCAACGAGTCCTTTCGCGTTACGCATCGCTAGAAGCCAGCGACGCTCCCGCCGAGCTTGGCGACCGTTTGCTGCTGACCGCGGTCTTCAAAGACGGTGACAAGGTCGTCTCCGAAATGGAAGAAGAACGCGTCACCTTGGCGAACCGCCTGAGCCTTTCGGACGCCGTTTGCGAAAACTTCGGCGAAATGATGAAGGACTGCAAGGAAGGCGATGTCGTCACCGGCAAAGTCAAGCTGAGCGAAGGCCATGCCGACGAGGAAATGAAGGGCAAAGAACTCGACGCGACCTTCACTGTCGTCGAAGTCCTGAAAGAACAGTTGCCTGAACTGACCGCTGAATTCCTCGACGAATTGGGCGAATTCGAATCGGAGGACGAACTGCGTGACTTCGTTCGCCAATCGCTCGAGCGTCAAGCCAACTTCCGCACTGAACAAGCCATGCGTGGCGCGATCGTCGAGAAACTGCTCGAAGCGGCCGACTTCGACCTGCCACCAACGCTGGTCCGTCGTCAAATGAAACGTGAATTGGACCGCAAGGTTCTCGAGTTCCGCCGCAGCGGTTTCGACGACGACATGATTCGCCGCTTCGTCAACGCGACCAAGCAAAACATGCAAGAAGGTACCGAAGCCTCGTTGCGTGAACACTTCATCTTGGAACAAATCGCCGACGAAGAAAAAATCGACGCCGAACCACAAGAATACGAAGACGAAATCATGCTCATCGCAGAGCAAAGCGATTCGTCACCTCGACGTGTTCGCGCTCGATTGGAGAAGACCGGCCAAATGGACGCTCTTCGCAACCAAATCGTCGAACGCAAGGTCATCGAACTGATCACCGAAGCTGCCACCGTGACCGACGAACCCGTCGAAAAAGAATCGGAAGCCGCCAACGAAGAGTTCGCTGTGTATCACGAAGTCGTCCCCACCAAGGATCACGACGCGATTCCAGAAGCGAAGTACGACGACAACACGCCGAAGGGTGCTGAACCAGAAGAGAAGGAAAAAGACTGA
- a CDS encoding ketoacyl-ACP synthase III, translated as MSYAQIGPISVHLPEKVEDNATLQEQFPSWDLDLIAEKTGIQQRHIAAPEETAADLAVKACEQLFEREGLDRSSIDFVLLCTQTPDYPLPTTACLLQDRLGLKNQCGAIDFNLGCSGYVYGTAMADGLIQSGVARNVLLVTAETYSKYIDENDRSLRTIFGDAAAATLITAADEPSLWGFQFGSDGSGADMLIVGYGGGRPADDAIRPRHRKRWKSRLYMDGPSLINFTVDAIPRLVDEILEANGLTDDRIGHYLFHQATWKMLDQLRLRMNIEPERLPVDLADVGNTVSCTLPILIERMRQRDQLNRGATNMLVGFGVGLSWGGCLWRDQFRDQA; from the coding sequence GTGTCGTACGCCCAGATCGGTCCCATCTCGGTGCACCTACCCGAAAAGGTGGAAGACAATGCCACGTTGCAGGAACAGTTTCCCTCCTGGGACCTCGACCTGATCGCTGAAAAGACGGGCATCCAGCAACGGCATATCGCGGCACCCGAGGAAACCGCTGCTGACTTGGCGGTGAAGGCGTGCGAACAACTGTTCGAACGAGAAGGTTTGGACCGGTCGTCAATTGACTTCGTGCTGCTCTGCACTCAGACCCCTGACTACCCCCTTCCCACCACAGCGTGTTTGCTCCAAGACCGCCTGGGATTGAAGAATCAATGTGGGGCGATCGATTTCAATCTGGGGTGCAGCGGTTATGTCTACGGCACCGCGATGGCCGACGGACTGATTCAATCTGGCGTGGCTCGAAATGTCCTGTTGGTCACCGCGGAAACCTACAGCAAGTACATCGACGAGAACGATCGTAGTTTGCGAACCATCTTTGGCGATGCGGCGGCAGCAACTTTGATCACCGCGGCGGACGAGCCATCGCTGTGGGGATTTCAATTCGGCAGCGACGGCAGCGGGGCTGACATGTTGATCGTTGGCTATGGTGGCGGCCGTCCCGCAGATGACGCGATCCGCCCGCGGCACCGAAAACGATGGAAGAGTCGTTTGTATATGGATGGCCCCAGCCTGATCAATTTCACGGTCGACGCGATTCCGCGGTTGGTGGACGAAATCTTGGAAGCCAACGGGCTGACCGACGACCGGATTGGCCATTACCTATTTCATCAGGCGACCTGGAAGATGCTGGATCAGCTTCGGCTGCGGATGAATATTGAGCCAGAGCGTCTGCCGGTCGATTTAGCCGACGTGGGCAATACTGTATCCTGCACCTTGCCGATTTTGATCGAGCGAATGCGTCAGCGTGACCAATTGAACCGAGGGGCCACGAACATGTTGGTTGGGTTCGGTGTTGGGCTCTCGTGGGGTGGTTGCTTGTGGCGGGATCAATTTCGCGACCAAGCTTGA
- a CDS encoding YqgE/AlgH family protein produces the protein MNASPNCTGCFLIASPYLHDGNFFRSVVLIIRHTHEGAFGVVINRPGPQRFSEVIAMSDPSWNVGSKSEGGSAESPGIDEAAGASGDSLPGSGEEILPDQIYLGGPVNGPVMAIHSIAGIGDPCGADPGDANENDPAGAKTQLHDHPAEPWGSMSIQWADVPAWVTADEDHLRLLSRRDDAKVRYVVGYSGWGPSQLEGELADGGWLVTPADGESIFSPSDQVWEKLVHRCGQEILQDLTPDVTFPSEQQGFDPGVN, from the coding sequence ATGAACGCATCCCCAAACTGCACCGGTTGCTTTCTGATTGCGTCGCCCTATTTGCACGATGGCAACTTCTTTCGGTCGGTGGTGCTGATCATTCGACACACCCACGAAGGCGCGTTCGGGGTGGTGATCAATCGTCCGGGACCCCAGCGTTTCAGCGAAGTCATCGCGATGAGCGATCCGAGCTGGAACGTTGGATCCAAAAGCGAAGGCGGCTCCGCTGAATCGCCCGGTATTGATGAAGCGGCAGGCGCCTCCGGCGATTCGCTGCCCGGGAGTGGAGAGGAGATTCTTCCGGATCAGATTTATTTGGGTGGGCCGGTCAATGGTCCGGTGATGGCGATCCACAGCATCGCGGGCATCGGTGATCCCTGCGGTGCAGATCCTGGCGATGCGAACGAGAACGATCCAGCCGGAGCGAAGACTCAGTTGCACGACCATCCAGCCGAACCTTGGGGATCGATGTCGATTCAGTGGGCCGACGTGCCGGCATGGGTGACGGCCGATGAAGATCACTTGAGACTATTGTCTCGCCGTGATGATGCGAAGGTTCGTTACGTCGTTGGGTATTCCGGTTGGGGCCCGTCGCAACTCGAAGGCGAATTGGCCGACGGTGGATGGTTGGTCACACCGGCGGATGGCGAGTCCATCTTCAGTCCGAGCGATCAGGTTTGGGAAAAGCTGGTTCATCGATGTGGACAAGAAATCCTGCAAGACCTCACTCCGGATGTGACCTTTCCGAGTGAGCAACAAGGTTTTGATCCGGGTGTCAATTGA
- a CDS encoding metallophosphoesterase family protein has product MSRYVIGDIHGCAKALRSMIEVLSPTQNDELIFLGDYIDRGPDSRDVVDQLIELQSKCQVVALRGNHEWMLQSVVARGLDDAMWLRSGGKATITSYGGSIQKIPGDHLEFFDALLPHHQTEREIFVHAMYNPTCEVHEQDDELTYWAHLPTQLPAPHCTGRRVFVGHTPQPSGEVLRHTHLVCMDTYCFGGGYLSAMDLEMETILQVDRHGHVRRVPVERVMMLLRGCASWFRKGEADG; this is encoded by the coding sequence ATGTCCCGGTATGTGATTGGTGACATCCACGGTTGTGCGAAAGCGCTGCGATCAATGATCGAAGTGCTTTCGCCCACTCAGAATGATGAGCTGATTTTTCTCGGCGACTACATCGATCGAGGCCCCGATTCTCGCGACGTGGTCGATCAGTTAATCGAGCTTCAGTCGAAATGCCAGGTCGTCGCTTTGCGCGGAAACCATGAATGGATGCTACAAAGTGTGGTGGCGCGGGGATTGGACGATGCAATGTGGCTCCGCAGTGGTGGCAAGGCGACCATCACGAGCTACGGTGGTTCGATCCAAAAGATCCCTGGCGACCATCTCGAGTTCTTCGACGCATTGTTGCCACATCACCAAACGGAACGAGAAATCTTCGTCCATGCGATGTACAACCCCACATGCGAGGTGCATGAGCAGGACGACGAACTGACATATTGGGCCCACTTGCCAACGCAACTCCCCGCTCCACACTGCACCGGTAGGCGAGTTTTCGTGGGGCACACGCCCCAGCCAAGCGGTGAGGTTCTACGGCACACCCATTTGGTTTGCATGGACACCTATTGCTTCGGTGGCGGTTATCTGTCGGCAATGGATTTGGAGATGGAAACGATCCTGCAGGTTGACCGACATGGCCACGTGAGACGCGTGCCGGTGGAACGGGTGATGATGTTGCTGCGAGGTTGCGCGTCCTGGTTTCGCAAAGGCGAAGCGGACGGCTAA